The segment aatttaaatattagCTATGTTTGCCCTGCATATTAAATCTTTTGACTTCAATAATTGTATCAGTAAATGTTCATTACAGGCCAGCAACATTAGTCTGCCTGGTGAGTGTGCATGTGATTTTGAGGTCTGAATATTTGGCACTCAATAGGCTAGTTGCAGTAATATGTTAAGACTGACATCCTCCACGCAGCCCATTCAGTTTAGCCCACAATGACACAACACTTTACTGAAGCTTGCACTTTGCTTCAGTAACTGCTCATTTGTCATTCTCCCTGGAGAGAGGCAATCATGGGATAAAGCATTAATGCTCAATTTTTCTAAAGCACATTGAGCTACTGTAGAGATGATAAACACGGATATTGGCAGTGAGGAAGCGCTCTTCACTTGAGCTCCTAAGGGGCCCATTGAAAGAACAGGTGTTGGGATAACATTCATCTATATGGAGTTGATGACTACTTGGTTTCCAACATGTGTGTTTGGTAATTCTACGTTACTCTTGGAAGAACTGAGGTGAGGTGATATTTCCTCAAAGTGCCCTTTGCATATCACTTATCACATAtatagtgttttcacaacacgtcattAGTTGGCCAcattggtggcactgaatgtaaacaatgccactggaCCGAACGAAACATGcctattttgctgattattgctgctgaaaatggtcaatttattgtcatgttttgggctgtactaatcagtcggcctgggaaaaacatttgtagTACTACAAATCAAGgtgaagagtgcaaaaaactgtctgaggaacaaaaggcgtttgcgGCCAGCcagactgaaccaggatttccagggcaagaatcttaacAAATTTGGTGTTTGTTCTCataatttccagtcaggtaggtgaaatattaggctaatatcttaatgaatactgcttgtatgtatctttaccacctattaactttagtttgtcaaaatattacacCCTTTCCCTGCTTCtttatgatttagcagcttccacagcatagtttagacagcataaattccCCCTCCCCATTTAAGGGGAGGGGGATACAGacattttatgtgtttaaaaGGACGTTCTTCTTTATTAGTTCATTTACACAAGCATTTCTAATAGGTATCAACAAAACCACgcctttaatgttaaaaaaaagtcatgggACACCAAGCATATTAGTAGAAAGTGCCATGCTGCTGCTGTGATTAGTACTGCGCACCAGTGGGTGTGGCGCTTATTTTGGAGGAGCATGGAACATCCTTACGCAATCCCTGTTGTTCACCAAAGGATGCCAGGAAATCTGTGGCAATGTGCTTTTTATGAATAGACTTTGAGTTTGGCTTTGACACCCACCTGATACCTGCAGATTTCATCTCGGAAATTTTCTTGCATGTTCATGAGCTGTTCCTCGAGGTTCACCTGCACTTGTGTTTGTTTCTCAATTTCGTCACGCAGCTTCTTGAACTGTGAAGCGTACTCCTTCTTTTCCCTCTGAATGTCCTCCAGCCTCGCTTGGTCTGCTTTTATCGACTCTTCGATTTCTTGTACCTTCAGGCGGTACATGTCCAAAGTCCCGTGCCAGTTTTCAGTGAAGTTGGCCGCATACTCCTGCACCTCTTCCATCGTAACCGCTGGAGGTGCGTGATACGTTTGAGTCACAACGCGTACACTTCGGGAGTGCACCTGGTCCCTCAGGTGGGCGATTTCCTGTCTGTGGGCATCTTCCAAAAACTTATATTCGTTTTCGAGCTCAAAGAGGCGATCTTCCAAAGCACAGTTGGTCTTAAGAGCATTATGGAGTTGCTTCTCACAGCCTTTCAGCTCCGTGTCGATGCCTTTGCTCACCGAAGCCTCTTCTGAACGCATCGTTTGAAGCATCTGAAGTTCACTGCGCAGCTTTTGTCGCTCCATCTCTGCTCTGCTTTTCTCGAAAGATAAACGCTCCACCAGTCTCCTCATTTCCCGTAGCTCGGACATGTGTTTGTTTTCCCATTCTCCAGACTTGGTTTTTCTAATCGAATTTATTTCGGTTATCAAGCTGGTGTTTTCTTGTTCCAACTGTTTTGCGCGCATTAGGTACTGACTGAGTCTCTGGTTGAGCTCCTGCAGTTGGAGCTTCTCGCTCTCAAACGGTTCCCTCATTCGAAACATCTTCCTTTGTAATCTAATAGCTTTGGTTTTTACGCTTAAATGTGCTAAGCTTATCAGTTACTTCGTTGTCATCAGTGTTCTGCGTCGGTGAGAAGCGCAGGGCGGAGGCAGAGTCGAACAAGTGCGGAGGATTTGAGCTGATCCCATGTCCCGTTAGGAGTCCTACTACGGTGACGGTTgagcttatgaatattaattacgcAACACGACGTTCGCCCAAGTAGGGCGACGTGATTTGCTGAAACAAATATGCGGGAGATActtgaatattaattaggtaaTGTGAGTGGCCGCTGTGGGAAGTTTACTTAACAGCGTCAGCACTctgtaattaatattcatgactCAGCCCTTAGTCATAGTAGGTTGTACAAACTCCGTCCCGTCCGGTGAGATGTTTGAAGGAGTGCGTCTTTAGCTCTATGATGGGATATGAGATGGCTCTCCCATGTGGAGAAAAATGGACAATGCACTCCTTCTTGTACAGCCTGACGAAGTGTCACTTTCGGTAATAGCCTTATTTAAGTTTAGCATTTAAGATATATTACAGTTGTATGACTTGCACAACAGCGTTGCTTTCGCCTTCAGGTATAAGAAAGGTAGTAAACCGTTgagttttaatataataaagtcTAATCTCCATGGACACTTCTCGCGAAATTGTAGTTGTAACAGGTAGGTGAACGTACATACAGCAAAAGTTTCGCTGTGTAAATATAAAGAAAGTGTTGCCTAAATCGTAAACTCTTTTACTTTATGTATGTAACACGtcgtttatgtttttatttatttactaggTTTTGGTCCTTTCCGACAATATGTTGTAAATCCAAGTTGGGAGGCAGCTAAGGTACTAAACAAAGCTAATTTTTGATAAGCAGCAAGTTGGTCATGTCTagacccctttaaattaaattgttatttttatttattatataaaataaattaaactgatGTACATGGTATAAACTCGTATCCAccaattttatgggtctggcttccggtttcattggcatccagctatttttagctgtacaaatcAACTGGTTGTGCTGCtttttattgcaaattggtgtgacTTACCATGgtattcaaatgtattatcttaattatgaacacactggtttgtagtgcaaacagttttaccatttactgcacattgttactCTTCTCATCATTTCcctatagaccatttcgctagatgtaaacaacactggtccagaagcgcttcctgttttttattttttttattatttttttttttatttcacatatacaaatacatcttaaaggtgctaatgtaacattttcatccagtcaaatgttatgttggttgtattttttgtgatgtttgtgtaaagtaaaaaaaaaaaaaagaaacaggaagtgtatcgggaccagtatgtttacatttagcgaaatggtctatggTCTTCTCATCATTTCtcgcctacactgtaaaaaataaaaaacacaatttgttgagtcagcttaaaataatttgttaccctgctgccttaaaattttaagttcagtcaactaaaataagtttagtcaacttgaaatgttaagttgtactaagtaacaacttagatatttgctttgctaaacttaacagatgggtaagtaacccagctgccttaacattttaagttgattcaattcaaatatctaagttgtctcttaatataatttaacatttcaagttgaataaacttttttggagttggctgaacttaaaattttaaggcagccaggttacaaattattttaagttgacccaacaaattgttttttacagtgtatagtcTTCCACGTTGAAGAAAAGGTGGATAAATTGCTTATAATTTCATGTACAAAGTCATTATAACTTCTCAGATGCACACACTATGGCGACCCTTTGTTATATAAGCAGGGTTTGAAGATGGCAGGACTTGGATTGGGCATGGAAATCCATATTAAGGAGATTCCTGTCAGTTATGCAAAATCCCAAGAAGTCCTTGATGATATCTGGCAGACAATGACTCCAAAGGTAACTTTAAACAGGTAAACTTATATTTATACACAGACAACCTGCTGAGGAGGAACGCTTCATAACAGAGGAGAGATTACAAGATGCTTTGTTAAATATTCTGAGGTGACATCTTAAAACTAAAGGTATTCTAGATACTTTTGATACAAAATAGTGATAGACATTTTGTCTTTGTGACGGGCAGGTTGTTATCCATTTTGGCATAGCTCCAGGAGCCAAAGGCATCACACTGGAGCAAACAGGGAAGAACCTCTGCTACAAAGACAGGGATGTGAGTGGTCTGTGCCCTGATCATCACTGCTGCATTGAGGGAGGACCTGAACGACTGGACTCCATCATAGACATGAGATCCCTCAGcaagcatttaaaaagtatGGGGCTTGATGTCATCTACTCCAGGGATGCTGGGAGGTAAATAAGACTGAcagtaaagtttatttatatataaaataattttttgttaattcaAAGTCCTGTACAATTTATTGAGTTCATTTGCTACTTTCATTTGTGAATATTGTCGCTGAGATAACAAATGTGGAAATGGCACAACCTGCAGGTACCTGTGTGATTTTGTATACTACTATTCGCTGTACCGTGGGCGGGGAAAGGCCGCTCTGATCCATGTGCCAGCCTCAGGCAGCCTGGCAAGCCCAGAGAGACTGGTACCACAACTTCAGACCATCATCCAGGCTGTGTTACGCCAGCTGGACCACCCTGTACACGCAACCTCAGGATACaaatgaggtcaaaagtttacatccccctttcagattcattaaaaatgtccatttttaccaaaataagagggattagacaaaatgcatgttattgtttatttagtactgacctgaataaaatatttaacataatagacgtttacatatagtccacaagaaaaaataatagctgaatttataaaaatgatccggttcaaaagtttacaccctcttgattattaatactgtgttgttacctgaatgatccacagctgtgtttttttgtttagtaatagttgtttatgagtccctggtttgtcctgaacagttaaactgcctgttattcttcagaaaaatccttcaggtctcacaaattctttggtttttcagcattattgtgtatttgaaccctttccaacaatgactgtatgattttaagatccatctttctacactgaggacaactgagggactcatatacaactattacagaaggttcaaacattcactgatgctccagaaggaaacaagatgcattaagagtcaggggggtgaaaacttttttaatttgctgatcagggtaaatataacttattttgtaACTATCTTTTGTGGCCTCTAAAGGGAagtattaaatggaaaaaaatatgatatttaggcaaaataagaaaaatgtacacatctccattctgttcaaaagttttcacccctggctcttaatggatggtttttccttctggagcatcctcagtcttcagtgtaaaaagatggacctcaaaatcatacagtcattgtcggaaagggttcaaatacacaaaaatgctggaaaaccaaagaatttgtgggaccttaaagatttttctaaagcacagcagacagtttaattgttaaggacaaacaagggacccatgaacaactatcactaaaaaaaacaaacaaacaaacaaaaacagctgtggatctttTAGgcaagaacacagtattaagaatcatggGGGATAGTAagcttttgaaccgggtcatttttataaattcaacaattattttctcttgtggactgtatttaaacatcttttatgttaagtatcttattcaggtcagtagtaaataaacaataacatgcattttgtatgatccctcttacttaggtaaaataattaacatttttaatgactctgtaaacatttgacctcaaaCAGGTAGAAAACAATAAAGAAAACACCCTCCGCAAAACATAATCTATCACGGATACATAGCGGAAATGCAATAAGTGACACTCGACACAGGCCTTCAgactcattcatttttttaattcaaaatttaagaaaaaaagaaaatacatgaaaattCTTCAGATATACATTAAGCCAATGGCATGTAAAAAGTCTACCATCTCAACTGGAGGTGAggagaaaactgaaaaacaggAGGCCTTAGATACATAACTTACAAGAAGACGAGAGTACCAGCCAAGCCGTTTCACCATCAGTTTCTACCAATCAATGCAATGAcacagagatttttttttttttttgaatttttcctcctttttttgtgaaaggaaaataaagtgttattaaACTCTTTTCAGTACAGTAGATCAAGGCCCCTTTTGAAATTTGTCGGAATGCCAAGCAAAAACAACAGTGCCTGGAAAATGATGTCTGTGAAACCTCAAGCTcattattgcaattaaaatgcatacatGCATCTTTTCTAAACCTGAGGTTTTGCATTAtgaagaaatataataaaataataatagttcatATGAtagttgaggaaaaaaaaatctttcagtcAATCTACCTTCAGGTTTGCAGAGAACTTGCATTGCAACATAAGCTATTTCTACTGTAAACTtgtctctttttattttaaattctagtcatgttctttctctctctctctctctctctgtgtcatGACTACCCGTAATCTACTGGACATCGCTGTCCTATTTGTgtctgtgtatatgtgtgtttctGTAGATCTGTAACCTACTGGTAACTAAGGAACCTTGGCAGCATTCAATGAAAACTGACATTCACTTTGCAACAGGCCAATGCTTTTGTCCATATTCattacagaaaagaaaaaaagaaacagaaataaatagtgatatctattattttttccattataaACACATCAAAATCTTAAATCACTACATCTACATGTGATACACTCCCACCCATATACATACGCAACGATACAAGCACAAGGGCTTTTATAGAATGGTTATTTCGATCATCTTGTACCACACAGAATAATACTCTACTTCCAACAATGTGCCTCTCAGCATCCCGACCAGGTCTTTTCCTACAAGCGCCCTCGTTTCCAACCCCTGGAGTTCAAAAGatccaaaatattaaacattttaagtgcCATGAAACTGAACGACCAGGGGCTCTAAGACCGTGACTTACTCTGAATCCACTTTGCATTTTAATCGTCTGGCCCATCGTTTTTTAACGGTTGTTTAGAGAGAGAAAGCATGTTGCTTAGATCCACCCACCTACCCAACGCTATTGGCAAGACTATTTGTAGTCTCTGTAAAGCAGCACGTATGTTGTCAGCAGCAGTAGAAAAGAGAGGCAAAACGACAGCCCTTTCTCTCTCTAGAGAATGATGTCGATGAATACGGTGACAACAGTTGGCCCTTTGTGTATGGTGCTCACTAGAGTGCATCTGACCAAACAAATGAGCTGGAATTATGAGAAATTCAACTGGTTTGTTGTAACAAAGTGTTATGAAATCCACATTATGCATTCAACTGTTAGAAGCCTTGGCCAAAATGTATTAGATGATCTGATTGTAAAAGAAACAGTGGTATTTATAAACTAGGTGTAGTTGTGCATTAAAGTCACCTTCAATTAGAGGCCATTGACAACAGTAGGAGACCAACATTTTTGTGCAGAAGCAGTGTTTGAGAAGGGCATGCTGGGAAACAGGGTGTCCAGTGCCATGATGAATTCTTACTCAATAAGATCATGTaagctaatttaatttattgaaaaaagtatcatgtACAGTTGGTTTAACTGTTCTATAGCCAAACCTCTTCAgagacagttcactcaaaaatgaaaattctgtcattaattactcactatcttgtcgttccaaacccgtaagtcctttgttcgtcttcaaaacacaaattaagttttttttattggaatCTGAGAGCAACTGACACATTAAAGGcccggaaaggtagtaaggacatcattaaaatagtccatgtgacatcagtggttcaaccttaatttcaataatttcaaaaatattttttgtgcacgaaggaaacaaaaacaactttctATATCTTCAACATGCATTCACAAAAAGTACCACAAGAAGaacttgttgaataaagtcattatttttgttttctttgcgcacaaaaatattctcgtacactcttaaaaataaaggtgcttcatgatgccatagaagaaccttttttgcctaaatggttccataaagaacttttaatgtctgaagaacctttatgtttcacaaaagtttatttgtggcaaaagaaggttcttcagatgataaaaaggtaagaaaagatggttctttatagaacctttgactgaatggttctttgtggaaccaaaaagagtttttccttttaaagcacctttgaacttggactattttactgatg is part of the Labeo rohita strain BAU-BD-2019 chromosome 18, IGBB_LRoh.1.0, whole genome shotgun sequence genome and harbors:
- the pgpep1l gene encoding pyroglutamyl-peptidase 1 isoform X2 — encoded protein: MDTSREIVVVTGFGPFRQYVVNPSWEAAKGLKMAGLGLGMEIHIKEIPVSYAKSQEVLDDIWQTMTPKVVIHFGIAPGAKGITLEQTGKNLCYKDRDVSGLCPDHHCCIEGGPERLDSIIDMRSLSKHLKSMGLDVIYSRDAGRYLCDFVYYYSLYRGRGKAALIHVPASGSLASPERLVPQLQTIIQAVLRQLDHPVHATSGYK
- the pgpep1l gene encoding pyroglutamyl-peptidase 1 isoform X1 gives rise to the protein MDTSREIVVVTGFGPFRQYVVNPSWEAAKQGLKMAGLGLGMEIHIKEIPVSYAKSQEVLDDIWQTMTPKVVIHFGIAPGAKGITLEQTGKNLCYKDRDVSGLCPDHHCCIEGGPERLDSIIDMRSLSKHLKSMGLDVIYSRDAGRYLCDFVYYYSLYRGRGKAALIHVPASGSLASPERLVPQLQTIIQAVLRQLDHPVHATSGYK